In the Octopus bimaculoides isolate UCB-OBI-ISO-001 chromosome 18, ASM119413v2, whole genome shotgun sequence genome, one interval contains:
- the LOC106868661 gene encoding RYamide receptor, producing MTAQLKHVTIETTLRTSSKDLKILGFFAEVSKKKLFTEIHIQSCLSPKILKSTRNIITKRVFSRSHKIFQRIRRKKKKMGKNNSVDDCINILEELNAEMVDVYFPVITCLIFTMIAGGIGNCILAYVYYYKFEITSTQVFVVALAMNDFLTCIICIPMEMVILHFSFTFHSDIACRLIRYIVSTAIVISAYIICIISVDRYMRVCRSFQPQISVQKSKKIVAFLVIAAAITTIVIPFVYFKNKRMAKHCGNIGEVCSLSESSDLVIGYYIFLTGGSFSAFLMLFLIYALIGIRIGKIYKAKKNIIHKLYTSSTLTKSIYINSRFLEIPSPTRDERQSMHPVRTNFILSTISLIWIISYLPHFAAVFFRLSIKSFNETASHKENALYKYLLCSFYVSSALNPYVYGVFCQKFRTELNNLFRKIFHSDHK from the exons ATGACGGCACAACTAAAACACGTCACTATTGAAACCACGTTGCGAACTTCAAGCAAAGATTTAAAAATTTTAGGATTCTTCGCAGAAGTCAGCAAGAAAAAATTGTTCACAGAAATTCATATCCAAAGTTGTTTATCGCCAAAGATTTTGa AAAGCACAAGAAACATCATTACCAAACGAGTATTTTCAAGATCTCATAAGATATTTCAAAGAATtcggagaaaaaagaagaaaatgggtAAAAACAATAGCGTTGACGATTGTATCAATATCTTGGAAGAACTAAATGCTGAAATGGTGGATGTTTATTTTCCAGTAATAACATGTCTCATATTTACTATGATAGCTGGGGGAATTGGAAATTGTATTTTAGCTTATGTATACTATTATAAATTTGAGATTACTTCCACACAAGTATTCGTTGTAGCACTCGCAATGAACGATTTTCTGACTTGCATAATATGCATACCAATGGAAATGGtgattcttcatttttctttcacttttcacaGTGATATTGCATGTCGCTTGATACGCTATATTGTGTCTACAGCAATAGTCATTTCAGCTTACATTATATGCATTATATCAGTCGACaggtatatgcgtgtatgccGATCCTTTCAACCTCAAATTTCTGttcagaaatcaaagaaaattgtaGCATTCTTAGTAATCGCGGCAGCTATTACTACTATAGTAATACCATTTGTAtacttcaaaaataaaagaatggccAAACATTGTGGAAATATTGGTGAAGTATGCTCACTTTCTGAGAGTTCAGATCTTGTTATAGGCTATTATATTTTCCTAACGGGCGGTAGCTTCAGTGCATTTCTTATGCTGTTCTTAATATATGCGCTGATTGGAATACGTATTGGGAAAATttacaaagcaaagaaaaatataattcataaacTTTATACCAGTTCAACGCTcactaaaagtatatatataaatagtagatTTCTTGAAATTCCTTCTCCTacaagagatgaaagacaatCAATGCACCCGGTTCGGACAAATTTTATTCTGTCCACTATCAGCTTGATTTGGATCATCAGTTATCTTCCACATTTTGCGGCAGTATTCTTTAGGCTCTCTATAAAAAGTTTTAATGAAACTGCAAGTCATAAAGAAAACGCCCTTTACAAATATTTACTGTGTTCTTTTTACGTCAGCAGTGCTCTTAACCCGTATGTTTACGGAGTTTTCTGCCAAAAGTTTCGTActgaattaaataatttatttcgcAAAATTTTCCATTCAgatcataaataa